The Bombus huntii isolate Logan2020A chromosome 6, iyBomHunt1.1, whole genome shotgun sequence genome window below encodes:
- the LOC126866699 gene encoding transcription factor Ken 2, with product MLACVWHCASLHRHSTMYTDGLLTLHYGKHPATLAAEVGAWYTGDRHVDVTLACDDGSVVKAHRVVLAAASPLLASLLRNPALDHVVHLSGVRKTQLTHLLEFLYNGEALIPSTELTPLRELFELLQIKSELFEPNQPQTSSNSDPERIPTPQPSEGQESSSYESQYDGRQSNNPADCCSVLIKTEGCEEEPEVDVEGVEGETLLTENRESSIEPPRRRDSSDPVNLSLNSGTSTTSESSHDIVPRPEKQLLERRESLEEAEERRRQLAARLALGLEPGKRKPEEIPIPPAEAYIVTPHRKRRPGFHNAPAQNPAFVPFNPGFETPRRLQAPHPLSVSAPPYLQDRSVTPPGASHRPPSADPASAAGLEPPWGSWALPAARAPPPPPTDDPPKSTPVREYRCSYCGKQFGMSWNLKTHLRVHTGEKPFACRLCVAMFKQKAHLLKHLCSVHRGVIAAPDNTFTCCFCSLSFDSLQELIRHLSGPHNNLLLSKNLHD from the exons ACGATGTATACTGACGGTCTCCTGACGCTCCATTATGGGAAGCATCCAGCGACCTTGGCCGCGGAGGTTGGAGCCTGGTACACCGGGGACCGTCACGTGGACGTGACGTTAGCTTGCGACGATGGATCCGTCGTCAAGGCCCATCGAGTGGTTTTGGCTGCAGCTAGTCCCCTTTTGGCTAGTCTCCTTCGTAACCCTGCGTTGGACCATGTGGTTCACTTATCCGGGGTCCGAAAAACCCAGCTGACTCATTTATTGGAATTTCTCTATAACGGAGAAGCTCTCATTCCA TCGACGGAACTCACGCCGCTAAGGGAATTGTTCGAGCTTCTTCAAATTAAGTCGGAGCTGTTCGAGCCGAATCAACCTCAAACCTCTAGTAACTCCGACCCCGAAAGGATACCCACCCCTCAGCCCTCCGAGGGCCAGGAGAGTTCCAGCTACGAATCGCAGTACGACGGCAG GCAGTCGAACAATCCGGCGGACTGTTGCTCGGTACTCATAAAAACCGAGGGATGCGAGGAGGAACCAGAAGTAGACGTGGAAGGCGTGGAGGGTGAAACTCTCCTCACGGAGAATAGAGAAAGCAGTATAGAACCGCCTCGGCGGAGGGATAGTTCGGATCCCGTAAACCTAAGCTTAAATTCTGGAACTTCCACTACTAGCGAAAGTTCGCACGATATTGTACCTAG GCCAGAAAAGCAGTTACTGGAGAGGCGAGAATCTCTAGAGGAGGCGGAAGAGAGAAGGAGGCAATTAGCGGCTCGGCTCGCGTTAGGCTTAGAACCGGGAAAGCGAAAACCCGAAGAAATACCTATCCCACCTGCGGAGGCGTATATCGTCACGCCTCATCGAAAACGAAGGCCAGGTTTTCACAACGCACCCGCTCAGAATCCAGCCTTTGTACCGTTCAATCCTGGATTCGAGACGCCGAGGCGGTTGCAAGCGCCACATCCCCTTAGCGTCTCGGCACCCCCGTACCTG CAGGACAGATCAGTGACACCACCAGGAGCGTCGCATAGACCACCAAGCGCGGATCCAGCATCGGCGGCAGGCTTGGAACCACCTTGGGGTTCTTGGGCTTTGCCAGCAGCAAGAGCGCCTCCACCTCCGCCGACGGACGACCCGCCAAAGTCTACTCCCGTTCGCGAATATCGGTGCAGTTATTGTGGCAAACAGTTCGGAATGTCTTGGAACTTGAAAACGCATTTGAGAGTGCATACGGGTGAAAAACCTTTCGCGTGTAGACTTTGCGTTGCTATGTTTAAGCAGAAAGCTCACCTGTTGAAGCATCTCTGTTCCGTTCACAGAGGCGTCATAGCCGCCCCTGACAATACCTTTACTTGTTGCTTCTGTTCGTTAAGTTTCGATAGTCTACAAGAGTTGATCAGGCATCTGTCAGGGCCGCATAATAATTTGCTACTCAGCAAAAATCTACACGACTAG
- the LOC126866701 gene encoding apolipoprotein D-like, producing MIGKIVLILSALALARAQIPSLGFCPDYVPMANFDMSKFLGIWYEAERYFQLTEVVSRCVMANYTVGPDGKYRVSNEVTNRFTGIKRVLEGEIKKAASKAEEGKLIVKYTIPLTPETKYSVLETDYDSYAVLWSCSGIGPFHTQNAWVMTRERLAPGTVLQKAYAVLDSYKISKTFFVKTDQQDCAYLDTPKPLETSEIQGDQAPVEAPQKDTENVRAAVVPDAPEVIVEMNTKEDEKLTKKSQTAENAKKKAVNTVPVRIMEVADAVKEDIPTKNAKIKEEKNDEPMKEGVDENMKQVEKIA from the exons ATGATCGGCAAGATAGTTCTGATACTTTCGGCTTTGGCTCTGGCTCGAGCCCAGATACCCAGTCTGGGTTTCTGTCCAGATTACGTACCTATGGCGAACTTTGACATGTCTAAG TTTTTGGGTATCTGGTACGAAGCTGAGAGATACTTTCAACTGACAGAAGTAGTATCACGATGCGTAATGGCAAATTACACGGTGGGTCCTGACGGCAAGTACCGAGTCAGCAACGAAGTTACAAATAGATT caCGGGGATCAAGAGAGTGTTAGAGGGTGAAATCAAGAAAGCCGCCTCGAAAGCCGAAGAAGGAAAACTAATCGTAAAATACACGATACCATTGACTCCTGAAACCAAGTATTCTGTACTCGAAACGGACTACGATTCTTACGCGGTTCTGTGGAGTTGTTCCGGTATCGGTCCGTTCCATACGCAAAACGCCTGGGTTATGACAAGAGAAAGATTAGCACCGGGAACAGTCTTACAGAAG GCTTACGCCGTCCTTGACAGTTACAAGATTTCCAAAACGTTCTTCGTAAAGACGGATCAGCAAGACTGTGCTTACTTAGATACGCCAAAACCACTGGAGACATCAGAGATACAAGGCGATCAAGCTCCTGTAGAAGCTCCGCAGAAAGATACCGAAAATGTTAGAGCCGCTGTAGTGCCAGATGCACCGGAAGTGATCGTCGAAATGAACACGAAGGAGGACGAAAAGTTGACGAAAAAGTCTCAAACTGCTGAAAACGCGAAGAAGAAGGCGGTTAACACGGTTCCCGTTCGAATCATGGAAGTGGCTGATGCCGTGAAAGAAGATATACCGACGAAGAATGCGAAGataaaagaggagaaaaacgACGAGCCTATGAAAGAGGGAGTCGACGAAAATATGAAGCAAGTGGAAAAGATTGCGTGA
- the LOC126866703 gene encoding apolipoprotein D-like has translation MLRIYLLLIIASAAIAQVPFLGSCPTVETIQNFDMERYLGKWYEIEKYFAFFEFGGKCVTATYNITDDSNSINILNKQISALTGVSSSIEGVGKPVLKVEDAKLTVSFPSMPLPLDAPYWILDTDYTTYSVVWSCSNFGVFSTRNVWIMAREPKPLVSVLEKAYQILDKNNISRAYFIRTDQKNCPIGN, from the exons ATGCTGCGAatatatttacttttaattattgCAAGTGCTGCAATAGCACAAGTACCATTTTTGGGCTCGTGTCCTACCGTGGAAACCATACAGAATTTCGATATGGAAAGG TACTTGGGCAAATGGTACGAGATCGAGAAGTACTTTGCATTCTTCGAGTTTGGTGGAAAATGCGTAACTGCTACTTACAATATAACAGACGATAGTAACTCGATCAACATTTTGAATAAGCAGATATCCGCTTT GACTGGAGTTTCTTCGAGTATCGAAGGAGTTGGAAAACCTGTTCTTAAAGTGGAAGACGCAAAATTAACTGTTTCGTTCCCAAGTATGCCTCTTCCATTAGATGCACCTTATTGGATTCTCGATACCGATTATACAACCTACTCTGTTGTATGGAGTTGTTCAAATTTCGGCGTGTTCAG TACAAGGAATGTTTGGATCATGGCAAGAGAACCAAAGCCATTGGTTTCTGTTTTAGAGAAAGCTTATCAAATATtggataaaaataatattagtagagcatattttattcgaaCTGATCAGAAAAACTGTCCTATAGGAaactaa